A region from the Fusarium musae strain F31 chromosome 1, whole genome shotgun sequence genome encodes:
- a CDS encoding hypothetical protein (EggNog:ENOG41) — protein MSTDTVPPNNNTNADMYTRNRRGSITQAALTNLFQRGNSVPNSNGFPNQSSGPVDTSRRRLSVTTLGLSGTSPTNTSFIRRGSMSTNSNNSDSIDESAIEDDDMYSKTAPTTPFVRRMSFGTSSMRNIRPNGSPGNGNSPSSSPTSQNGRPVPSGRKASLVGSPSQGSSLAAALSAGRRPSLASSVTQASNTKSPRAPSDNYISRPDQQGFNWSEQLRSRAESSVIGAPRASFSFASSSPPRGSIHDRAKSVSEMPQPPVQASSVKQSPRQPERPKPDAFQERILKGDFYMD, from the coding sequence ATGTCCACAGACACAGTACCCCCCAACAATAACACCAACGCCGATATGTACACACGCAACAGACGAGGATCAATCACCCAGGCCGCCTTGACCAATCTCTTTCAAAGAGGGAACTCGGTTCCCAACAGCAATGGCTTTCCAAATCAGTCCTCGGGTCCAGTTGACACTAGTCGTCGACGTCTCTCCGTGACCACGCTTGGTCTTTCGGGCACTTCGCCCACAAACACCTCTTTCATTCGTCGAGGCAGCATGTCGACAAACTCCAATAACTCTGATTCTATTGATGAGAGTGCcattgaagatgacgacATGTACTCCAAGACTGCACCCACAACACCATTCGTTCGACGAATGAGCTTTGGCACTTCGAGCATGCGCAACATTCGCCCAAATGGAAGCCCCGGCAATGGTAACAgcccatcctcttctcctaCTTCTCAAAACGGGCGCCCCGTCCCAAGTGGTCGGAAGGCGTCGCTTGTTGGCTCCCCTAGTCAAGGGTCGAGCCTTGCGGCAGCTTTGTCTGCCGGACGTCGCCCCAGCCTCGCATCTTCTGTCACACAGGCAAGCAACACCAAAAGTCCAAGAGCCCCATCTGACAATTATATTTCGCGCCCAGACCAGCAAGGTTTCAACTGGTCCGAGCAGCTTAGGTCTCGTGCCGAGAGTTCCGTCATCGGTGCTCCTCGGGCTTCCTTCTCGtttgcctcctcctccccacCCCGGGGCTCCATTCACGACCGGGCGAAATCTGTTTCTGAGATGCCGCAGCCTCCTGTCCAGGCTTCTTCTGTCAAGCAGTCGCCGAGACAGCCGGAAAGACCAAAGCCTGATGCCTTTCAGGAGAGAATTTTGAAGGGTGACTTTTACATGGACTGA
- a CDS encoding hypothetical protein (EggNog:ENOG41), translated as MPTRKRQKKTDSRVAELEKKIDALTASLQARATPGGGQAHTQNQGHGWGDSPGNVAPKPPNESNTAASSYNNIKWRNPGQTPAWGSFSSAQSPMPSMPTVEQTTDRASPAQSTAALATAATGQKRKFTDGREGSSEQLATEETPAEALAAYLTRAKGGDIVDRGVITMEKAVELFARYNDHMISHLPAIIFQPGFTASELRKTKPILFLAIMAVASAESPALQKVLQKEMKLTFAEKVMLSGEKGLELVQALNVAVIWYWPPEHFEELKFYQLVHTAAVMAIDIGLGQKLKQRRGIVVPDTWRPNPSTGPGGQSRRWAPPDPTSIESRRTWLTCYFLATNTSMALHRPNLIRWTPFMEESLHLLQSSPNAAPTDAYFCHLVWTHHLSEQVNVQFSLDDPTFDVHISEMRTQYILKGLEKDLKRYREKVPPELLQPTLLISFGVLNLYMHEVALQARTSEPLRPPFSTSSLQEGLVGGDRLSPAHISAISVCLGSIKEMLGTFLAMDVFSIRCLPVFNFVRVAYAVVMLIKLYFSASAAGSELGRVIDKEDMQVGKYLDNLLDKFRATAAEDRCRPAAKFLVVLVMLRSWFYRQAESEAKESKPLPTASTITPSPSQAQQQPPLPVNNSAPQPSDHASTANTPLQLLSEVATGAGSRNRDSSASRPSMVGWGSNMPQPPQPFFHDTPDNNSSSTASMPYHNEPFPADLAAAMAPAMPSLPPTADGMGGYNSGDLLDFAGWDLEGMGMGMGSQGMWEDGMRIFLEEPWFNTMFQGNPPVGNNAMNF; from the exons ATGCCAACGCGAAAGCgccagaagaagacggaCAGCAGAGTGGCTGAGCTGGAAAAGAAAATCGATGCCTTGACAGCGAGCTTGCAAGCAAGAGCGACACCTGGGGGAGGCCAAGCGCATACACAAAACCAAGGTCACGGCTGGGGAGACTCTCCTGGAAACGTTGCGCCGAAACCACCCAACGAATCCAACACAGCCGCTTCTTCTTACAATAACATAAAATGGCGAAACCCCGGGCAAACCCCTGCATGGGGGTCGTTTTCATCGGCGCAATCACCCATGCCGTCGATGCCGACCGTGGAACAAACGACAGACCGCGCATCCCCAGCCCAGTCCACGGCAGCATTAGCTACAGCAGCCACTGGGCAAAAGAGGAAGTTTACAGATGGCCGTGAAGGCTCATCTGAACAGCTTGCTACCGAGGAAACACCAGCCGAAGCTCTGGCGGCTTATCTGACAAGGGCAAAGGGTGGTGATATCGTGGACCGTGGTGTTATCACGATGGAGAAAGCTGTTGAGCTATTTGCTCGTTACAATGACCACATGATTTCACACCTGCCGGCTATTATCTTCCAACCTGGTTTCACAGCATCCGAGCTTAGAAAAACAAAACCTATACTATTTCTGGCCATCATGGCAGTAGCCTCTGCTGAGTCACCTGCCCTCCAGAAGGTGCTCCAAAAAGAGATGAAGCTCACATTCGCCGAAAAGGTGATGCTTTCGGGCGAGAAAGGCTTAGAGCTAGTGCAAGCACTCAATGTAGCCGTGATCTGGTATTGGCCACCAGAACATTTTGAGGAGCTGAAGTTTTATCAGTTGGTCCACACGGCGGCTGTTATGGCTATCGATATTGGACTCGGCCAGAAATTGAAACAGCGCCGTGGAATAGTCGTGCCTGATACCTGGCGTCCTAACCCAAGTACCGGACCAGGTGGCCAGAGCCGTCGTTGGGCACCCCCTGATCCAACAAGCATAGAGAGTCGCCGTACATGGCTGACATGCTATTTCCTGGCAACCAACACTTCTATGGCCCTCCATCGACCGAATCTCATCCGATGGACCCCGTTTATGGAAGAGAGTCTTCATCTTTTGCAGTCGTCGCCAAACGCTGCGCCAACGGATGCTTACTTCTGCCATCTGGTCTGGACACATCACCTTTCCGAGCAAGTTAATGTGCAGTTTTCTCTCGACGATCCAACATTTGACGTCCATATCTCAGAAATGAGAACACAGTATATCCTAAAAGGGCTTGAAAAGGACCTAAAACGATACAGAGAGAAGGTCCCCCCTGAGTTGCTTCAAC CAACGCTTCTGATAAGTTTTGGCGTCCTCAATTTGTACATGCATGAGGTGGCGTTGCAGGCTCGTACAAGCGAACCTCTGCGACCTCCATTCTCAACAAGCTCTCTCCAGGAAGGGCTTGTTGGGGGTGATAGGCTATCCCCAGCACATATCAGTGCTATATCCGTATGCCTCGGTTCCATCAAAGAAATGCTTGGCACATTTCTAGCCATGGACGTTTTCAGCATACGCTGCTTACCTGTGTTCAACTTTGTCCGGGTCGCATATGCTGTCGTTATGCTCATCAAGCTCTACTTTTcggcctcagcagcaggctCAGAGCTAGGCCGCGTTATTGATAAGGAAGATATGCAAGTCGGGAAATATCTTGACAATCTGCTTGACAAATTTCGCGCAACTGCAGCGGAGGATCGTTGTCGCCCAGCAGCCAAGTTCCTTGTGGTGCTTGTTATGCTTCGTAGCTGGTTCTATAGACAAGCTGAGTCGGAAGCCAAAGAGTCGAAGCCACTTCCAACAGCTTCCACGATAACACCATCTCCTTCGCAGGCACAACAGCAGCCTCCCCTACCTGTCAATAACTCGGCACCACAACCTTCTGACCACGCATCTACGGCCAACACTCCACTCCAACTCCTTTCAGAAGTTGCTACTGGAGCAGGCTCCCGAAACCGTGACTCTTCAGCCAGCAGGCCTTCGATGGTTGGATGGGGCTCAAACATGCCGCAGCCTCCGCAGCCCTTCTTCCATGACACCCCCGACAACAATTCAAGCTCTACCGCGTCTATGCCTTACCACAACGAGCCATTTCCTGCAGATTTGGCTGCTGCAATGGCGCCCGCAATGCCATCACTACCCCCCACAGCGGATGGGATGGGCGGCTATAACTCTGGagatcttcttgactttgcAGGCTGGGATCTGGAAGGCATGGGCATGGGAATGGGGTCGCAGGGGATGTGGGAAGATGGGATGCGTATTTTCCTCGAGGAGCCCTGGTTTAACACCATGTTTCAAGGCAACCCCCCAGTTGGCAACAACGCCATGAACTTTTGA
- a CDS encoding hypothetical protein (EggNog:ENOG41) has product MAFTLYDATIVEAKLALASLDHILTEAEKHSNAASFPDARLHEDMNPLSFQVHAATRFAEKLTARLSGRESVEFEDKLVTFQDMHSRIQKAQELLGKADKGVVNQQGEEVAPTALPSAGTMDLPGKAFAMGAAVPNINFHLSMAYAILRKEGVPLGKKDFIMPFVGEYIVKMQ; this is encoded by the coding sequence ATGGCTTTCACGCTTTACGATGCGACTATCGTCGAGGCAAAACTGGCTCTGGCATCACTGGATCATATTCTCACCGAAGCGGAGAAGCATAGCAATGCAGCCAGCTTCCCAGATGCGCGACTCCACGAAGATATGAACCCGTTGAGCTTTCAGGTCCATGCAGCCACTCGATTCGCCGAGAAATTAACCGCCCGGCTCTCTGGAAGGGAGTCTGTCGAGTTCGAAGACAAACTCGTCACATTTCAGGATATGCACTCGCGTATTCAAAAGGCCCAAGAGTTGCTTGGGAAGGCTGATAAAGGCGTCGTGAATCAGCAGGGAGAGGAGGTTGCCCCAACAGCGTTGCCATCGGCGGGAACAATGGATCTGCCTGGGAAAGCATTTGCCATGGGAGCGGCTGTCCCTAATATCAACTTCCACCTGTCAATGGCTTACGCTATTCTGAGGAAGGAGGGTGTACCTTTGGGAAAGAAGGACTTCATCATGCCTTTTGTGGGCGAGTATATTGTGAAGATGCAATAG
- a CDS encoding hypothetical protein (EggNog:ENOG41) produces the protein MVTKPYEKKRLYLQHPEQDYGIVSHRVTRIIPPPEPSPPLPPPVIVRPPLPPPPPPQPQPPPPTVVEKPPPPPPCPPVEKPKPPPPPVVKPRPPSPPPEEPIEVIAVDVEPHKKKKKPKSRSRSRHSHHSSYDHDRERVIERERIVPVPVPVQVEPRYETFRYVEGTRRREYSPPSPPRRMIEDDRVRLRITDREREYYR, from the exons ATGG TCACCAAACCTTACGAGAAGAAACGACTCTATCTCCAGCACCCGGAACAGGACTATGGCATCGTCAGCCATCGCGTAACACGAATAATCCCTCCTCCTGAACCTTCTCCCCCACTACCACCTCCAGTAATTGTCAGACCTCCGCtgccaccacctccacctccacaaCCTCAACCACCGCCACCTACTGTGGTCGAGAAaccaccgcctcctccaccttGCCCTCCAGTTGAGAAACCCaagcctccgcctcctccgGTTGTGAAGCCCAGACCCCCTTCACCTCCACCGGAAGAGCCTATCGAGGTCATTGCGGTGGACGTTGAGCCacacaagaaaaagaagaaacccAAGTCTCGATCCCGAAGCAGGCACAGCCACCACTCATCATATGATCACGATCGAGAGCGCGTCATCGAGCGTGAGAGGATCGTCCCTGTTCCTGTCCCGGTTCAAGTCGAGCCTCGCTATGAAACCTTCCGGTACGTTGAGGGAACTCGACGTCGGGAGTATTCACCTCCATCACCACCCAGACGGATGATTGAGGATGATAGAGTACGGCTCCGTATTACGGACCGCGAGCGTGAGTACTACCGTTGA
- a CDS encoding hypothetical protein (EggNog:ENOG41), protein MCTRLKADDSYNSKRHYSETLPPPHSQLRGEDYNRIVPVSYAQEAATANDYMELHEEFMFDMASSSKLYPTDAGGLRGLFFLECSRLIEQREFECQRFGDSTKDLKRAITYKIDFTRDRQERAIYSFILVTIIFLPISAVSCIFGVITTDVRDMNYSQWLYWVVAIPVTVLVIALGLWFMGELGSLARWLSERPGKELYGEPAVISQAVEPAYWAAPPTTQLAAQPAEYSSSPYEPRRRRVQTRANCPARQNRIYRSR, encoded by the coding sequence ATGTGCACACGCCTTAAAGCTGACGATTCGTACAACAGCAAGCGGCACTACTCAGAAACCTTGCCGCCGCCTCACTCACAACTTCGGGGTGAGGACTATAATCGAATTGTCCCTGTTTCTTATGCTCAGGAGGCTGCAACTGCGAACGACTATATGGAACTGCATGAAGAATTCATGTTCGAtatggcttcatcttcaaaacTGTATCCTACAGATGCGGGAGGTCTACGtggtctcttcttcctcgaatGCTCACGTCTCATCGAGCAACGCGAGTTTGAGTGTCAACGCTTCGGCGATTCTACTAAAGACCTCAAGCGGGCGATTACATATAAGATAGACTTCACAAGAGACCGACAGGAGCGTGCCATCTATTCTTTCATCCTTGTTACTATCATTTTCTTGCCTATCAGCGCAGTTTCGTGTATTTTTGGCGTGATCACGACTGATGTCCGCGATATGAACTACTCACAGTGGCTGTATTGGGTGGTCGCTATACCAGTAACGGTCCTCGTTATTGCCCTAGGACTCTGGTTCATGGGAGAGTTGGGAAGCCTAGCTCGATGGTTATCTGAGCGACCAGGAAAGGAGCTCTACGGCGAACCGGCAGTCATATCACAAGCAGTCGAACCGGCGTATTGGGCGGCTCCCCCAACCACTCAGCTAGCTGCCCAGCCGGCAGAGTATTCATCGTCACCATATGAGCCGAGGCGTAGAAGGGTTCAGACTCGAGCAAATTGCCCTGCACGCCAGAATCGCATCTATCGATCACGATAG
- a CDS encoding hypothetical protein (BUSCO:EOG09263KVG) yields MEPPSNSNSIFKSAIPSLPAPATTQLQAPPSPRTHRALRRLQSAHTLGARAREQGTPSLISQQRHRDTQRNASPTRPSQAPPATSGTPSFSQNINRSPQRGRANSDATPPLIHQMNVVTASKRAGSKKPVFSHGHLPLHQIIREGPTDGDFLGALESARWKVIDEGVKSAEDGMSTLRIYVWLVLLDAPILSTDDYLALIHRGASPAYSKIRNDTFRTLTTDPLFRRRVSEASLIRLLNAIAWKLHDAREEQRQSRPGSSRASLPGGSSVSGRSQSGTSTSSPNSRSRARALTLTTEGSDSGTGAATLEPGTYVQGMNVLAAPFLYAARSEAEAFVAFHSLLTRECPGYIRGAMDGVHRGLALVDKVLAIVDPKLSMYLTAKGLSAEIYAFPSVLTLCACTPPLPEVLRLWDFLFAYGPHLNIVCIVAQLTIMRTQILQSPSPNKVLRSFPQLNADLVKSVTIGIIKKIPDDVYAEIVSHAL; encoded by the exons ATGGAGCCACCTTCCAACTCCAATTCTATTTTCAAATCGGCGATCCCCTCACTCCCCGCCCCGGCTACAACACAACTCCAGGCCCCGCCATCGCCGCGGACTCATCGCGCCCTTCGACGCCTTCAATCTGCGCACACTCTTGGAGCCCGCGCTCGCGAGCAAGGCACGCCCTCGCTCATCTCCCAGCAGCGCCACCGCGACACCCAGCGCAATGCTTCACCAACAAGACCATCACAAGCGCCTCCTGCTACTTCAGGCACACCCAGCTTCTCCCAGAATATCAATCGCTCACCTCAGCGCGGGCGCGCTAATAGCGATGCCACCCCGCCACTCATTCACCAGATGAATGTTGTCACAGCTAGCAAGCGTGCTGGGAGTAAGAAACCCGTATTCTCGCATGGCCATTTGCCTCTTCATCAGATTATCCGCGAAGGCCCAACAGATGGTGATTTCTTGGGCGCTTTGGAGAGTGCTCGGTGGAAGGTCATCGATGAAGGTGTCAAGAGTGCTGAGGATGGCATG TCAACATTGAGAATATACGTCTGGCTCGTCCTCCTAGACGCTCCTATCCTGTCGACCGATGACTACCTCGCCCTCATCCACCGGGGAGCCTCTCCGGCTTACTCCAAGATCCGCAACGACACTTTCCGCACACTCACGACCGACCCTCTCTTCCGCCGCCGTGTCAGTGAGGCTAGTCTGATTCGTTTACTTAACGCCATTGCATGGAAATTACACGACGCGCGTGAGGAGCAACGCCAAAGCCGCCCTGGTAGTAGCCGAGCTTCACTCCCTGGTGGTAGTAGTGTCTCTGGTCGTTCTCAGTCAGGCACAAGCACGTCATCACCAAATTCTCGCAGTCGCGCGCGGGCCTTAACACTTACGACCGAGGGCTCTGATTCCGGCACAGGCGCTGCGACTCTAGAACCTGGTACCTATGTTCAGGGTATGAACGTTCTGGCAGCACCATTTTTATACGCAGCTCGGAGTGAAGCAGAAGCATTCGTGGCGTTCCACTCCTTGTTGACTCGAGAATGCCCGGGGTATATTCGCGGTGCCATGGACGGCGTTCATCGTGGCCTTGCACTGGTTGATAAGGTCCTTGCTATTGTTGATCCCAAGCTAAGCATGTACCTTACTGCTAAGGGCCTTTCGGCTGAGATCTACGCTTTCCCTTCAGTTCTGACGCTATGTGCATGTACACCACCGCTTCCCGAGGTCCTACGACTTTGGGACTTCTTGTTCGCCTATGGTCCTCATCTCAATATCGTCTGCATCGTCGCGCAGCTTACAATTATGCGGACTCAAATTCTTCAGTCACCCAG CCCAAATAAGGTCTTAAGATCATTTCCCCAGCTTAACGCTGATCTCGTCAAATCCGTCACAATTGGCATTATCAAGAAGATACCCGACGATGTCTATGCTGAGATCGTTTCTCACGCTCTTTAA
- a CDS encoding hypothetical protein (EggNog:ENOG41) — MAIDKIVTDPRLCAVLQISDQARDQAGALLSLGEQSFSEGLPSAEAQAEIAKQQKLLFTTIAHLKGLHRNVCFSARETKSQTAESRQEVDRLHLQLQNLYYEQRHLQGEITACESYDHKYQQLPLIPVEDFLAQHPEHENDDENTLMVARIDHERSEREALEQQRQELLKRKQKLIADNKRRKDDLANLDNDLEKFIDAAKPIQKLFEKAP; from the exons ATGGCGATCGATAAAATTGTTACCGACCCAAGGCTTTGCGCAGTCTTGCAGATTTCAGACCAGGCACGCGACCAGGCTGGCGCACTCCTCAGTCTGGGTGAACAATCATTCAGCGAAGGACTCCCTTCAGCAGAAGCGCAAGCCGAAATCGCCAAGCAGCAAAAACTCCTTTTCACGACCATAGCGCATCTGAAAGGACTGCACCGAAACGTCTGTTTCTCCGCACGTGAGACCAAGTCCCAGACTGCCGAGTCGCGTCAAGAAGTCGACCGCCTGcaccttcagcttcagaaTCTATATTACGAACAACGACACCTTCAAGGAGAGATTACAGCATGTGAATCATACGA CCACAAATACCAACAATTGCCTCTTATCCCTGTCGAGGATTTCCTTGCCCAACATCCCGAACACGAGAATGATGACGAGAATACATTGATGGTTGCGCGCATAGATCACGAACGGTCTGAGCGTGAAGCTCTGGAGCAACAGCGACAGGAGCTGCTTAAGCGAAAACAAAAGCTGATTGCGGATAACAAAAGAAGGAAGGATGACCTTGCCAACTTGGATAATGATTTGGAAAAGTTCATTGAT GCTGCCAAACCGATTCAGAAGTTGTTTGAAAAGGCACCTTAG
- a CDS encoding hypothetical protein (CAZy:GT2_Glyco_trans_2~EggNog:ENOG41) yields the protein MKRAARSDSLLDLKKLGSRRDSYTSVSSSETLISSPKSPASSTTSEAGDYDSEYYTDGVPGACDNVVHVIIIPNYKEEVDTLRETLDVLASHPQAHYSYDVYLGMEHRESSAETKALGLIQEFTKKFRFLDFTLHPSDIPDEAAGKGSNLAWAARKLSERYSVVVRKNVIITGIDADSHLSSNYFTLLTNMHLSYSETALTTIYSAPIIFDRNAHCVPSLVRVADILWGAAGMSGLYPGSSISPPTSVYSLPLDLVDRVGGWDCGSEAIGEDLHMYIKCFFALNGNLTSRVIYSPVSQSNVTGGGGLLKDTRARYKQALRHMWGALDTGFALRKLVQLWQDRKQTCCSYQPLHYTIPDAGHFAFPENPASDEHSEQACDNGIFSNIHREAIQHPHWENVFYMLHRLFEAHFLPVHMAILVLSSALYVKLTEGNGDPRNLAWVFSWCNLVRIYGFFQIGIYVSLYESFHQTGVASREREMVKAGLANGMDFSRRSLKNNWYDYFAIPVVAPLYGTIPSAQALICQLWDQDLVYTVSKKATRRQMPGVKVDNMA from the exons ATGAAAAGAGCAGCGCGTAGCGATTCATTACTTGACCTGAAGAAACTCGGTTCACGCCGGGACTCCTATACTTCTGTATCGAGCTCTGAGACTCTCATATCCAGTCCAAAAAGTCCAGCTTCCTCCACTACCAGTGAAGCCGGAGATTACGATTCCGAATACTACACAGATGGTGTGCCAGGAGCTTGTGACAACGTCGTTcatgtcatcatcatcccaaaCTATAAGGAAGAAGTTGATACACTCAGGGAGACCCTCGATGTTCTGGCATCacatcctcaagctcattACTCATATGAT GTCTATCTTGGAATGGAACACCGAGAGAGCAGCGCCGAAACGAAGGCTCTTGGACTGATACAGGAATTCACGAAGAAGTTCAGATTCCTTGACTTCACACTTCATCCATCAGATATCCCAGATGAGGCCGCTGGCAAAGGCAGCAATCTCGCATGGGCTGCTCGCAAGCTGAGCGAGAGGTACTCAGTAGTTGTGAGGAAGAACGTTATAATCACTGGTATTGATG CCGATAGCCATCTTTCATCGAACTACTTTACACTTCTGACAAACATGCACTTATCCTATTCCGAAACCGCATTGACTACCATCTACTCGGCTCCTATTATTTTCGACAGGAACGCACATTGCGTTCCATCTCTTGTTCGTGTTGCTGATATACTCTGGGGTGCTGCCGGTATGTCTGGCTTGTACCCTGGCTCCTCTATTTCTCCGCCTACATCCGTCTACTCTCTTCCTCTAGATTTGGTTGACCGGGTTGGCGGATGGGATTGTGGCAGCGAAGCCATCGGTGAGGACCTGCATATGTATATCAAATGTTTTTTCGCCCTCAATGGTAACTTAACCAGTCGAGTCATCTATAGCCCTGTCAGCCAAAGTAACGTCACGGGAGGTGGAGGACTACTGAAAGACACTCGTGCTCGTTACAAACAGGCCCTGCGTCACATGTGGGGTGCTCTTGATACTGGCTTTGCACTTCGTAAACTGGTTCAGTTATGGCAAGATCGCAAGCAAACTTGCTGCTCCTATCAACCACTTCACTACACCATCCCAGATGCCGGCCATTTTGCCTTTCCCGAAAACCCCGCAAGCGATGAGCACAGCGAACAGGCTTGTGACAACGGCATCTTCTCAAACATCCACAGGGAAGCTATCCAACACCCCCACTGGGAGAATGTTTTCTATATGCTGCATCGCCTTTTCGAAGCTCACTTTCTTCCCGTTCATATGGCTATACTGGTACTCTCTTCGGCACTCTATGTCAAGCTCACAGAAGGCAACGGGGACCCACGAAACCTGGCCTGGGTTTTTAGCTGGTGTAATCTTGTTCGTATCTACGGTTTCTTTCAAATTGGGATCTACGTGTCTCTATACGAGAGTTTTCACCAGACGGGAGTCGCCAGCCGGGAGAGGGAAATGGTCAAGGCTGGACTGGCCAACGGGATGGACTTTTCCCGACGATCTCTCAAGAACAACTGGTATGACTATTTTGCGATTCCCGTTGTCGCTCCTCTGTATGGCACCATACCCAGTGCTCAAGCTTTGATTTGCCAGCTTTGGGACCAAGACCTTGTTTATACTGTGAGCAAGAAGGCAACGCGGCGTCAGATGCCCGGTGTGAAGGTTGACAACATGGCCTAA